One window of the Pseudomonas sihuiensis genome contains the following:
- a CDS encoding YgjP-like metallopeptidase domain-containing protein, with translation MVALRYLQGYPVALQQQVRQLIADDRLGDYLAQRYPGRHEVQSDKALYGYVMALKQEHLKNAPAIDKVLYDNRLDLTHRALGLHTAVSRVQGGKLKAKKEIRVASLFRDAAPAFLQMIVVHELAHLKESEHNKAFYKLCDHMLPGYAQIEFDLRMYLTWREMSS, from the coding sequence ATCGTAGCGTTGAGGTATCTACAGGGTTATCCGGTCGCCTTGCAGCAGCAGGTTCGTCAGCTGATCGCCGATGATCGGCTTGGTGACTACCTGGCGCAGCGCTATCCGGGCCGGCATGAAGTGCAGAGCGACAAGGCGCTGTATGGCTACGTGATGGCGCTCAAGCAGGAACACCTGAAGAATGCGCCGGCCATCGACAAGGTGCTCTACGACAATCGACTCGACCTCACCCACCGCGCGCTGGGCCTGCATACGGCGGTCTCGCGGGTGCAGGGCGGCAAGCTCAAGGCGAAGAAGGAAATTCGCGTTGCCTCGCTGTTTCGCGACGCCGCGCCGGCCTTCTTGCAGATGATCGTGGTGCACGAACTGGCGCACCTGAAAGAGAGCGAGCACAACAAGGCCTTCTACAAGCTGTGCGACCACATGTTGCCGGGCTATGCGCAGATCGAATTCGACCTGCGCATGTATCTGACCTGGCGCGAGATGAGTTCGTAG
- the yccS gene encoding YccS family putative transporter has translation MPRPRLRQSLRRLWALDKFSASLRVFIALAGALALCWWQGWMHGLIPLFLGIIASALTETDDSWQGRLGAVLVTLTCFSAAAYAVEFLFPYPWLFVIALAFSAFCLTMLGALGERFATLGSGTLILAVYSMIGVEQRGGVAGLWLEPLLLVAGAAWYGLLSVIWHALFAHQPVQLALARLFRELGKYLKLKAALFEPVRQLDVEQRRLELAKQNGRVVSALNAAKEIILHRVGGGRPAPKVNRYLKLYFLAQDIHERASSSHYPYNELAEAFFHSDVLFRCQRLLRLHGEACQRLGSAIELRQPFEYRELCSQALEDLHASLDHLHLQSNPAWRRLLRSLGALAGNLASLDLLLGSASNPDALADEQDSSLLDREPHSLREVIERIGQQLTPTSLLFRHALRLSIALAAGYGLLHLIHPTQGYWILLTTLFVCQPNYGATRLKLVQRIVGTLIGLGLGWALIDLFPDPRIQALFAVVAGVAFFATRSTRYTLATAAITLLVLFCFNQIGDGYGLFLPRLVDTLLGGMLAGLAVFLILPDWQGRRLGRMLANTLSCNSAYLRQIIAQYAHGKRDDLGYRLARRNAHNADAALSTTLGNMLMEPGHFRKDADLGFRFLVLSHTLLSYLSGLGAHRGEQLPQAAQAQLLEQAEALASSLDEIATGLRDEQPLAIHSDEEQALAQSLEQIADDVDERQRLVQTQLALICRQLAPLRTLAAHLQKDRH, from the coding sequence ATGCCCCGACCTCGCCTTCGCCAATCACTGCGCCGCCTCTGGGCACTGGACAAGTTCAGCGCCAGCCTGCGGGTATTCATAGCCCTGGCCGGAGCCCTGGCGCTGTGCTGGTGGCAGGGCTGGATGCATGGGCTGATCCCCCTGTTTCTCGGCATCATCGCCAGCGCCCTGACCGAGACCGACGACAGCTGGCAAGGCCGCCTCGGCGCGGTGCTGGTCACCCTGACCTGCTTCAGCGCGGCGGCCTATGCAGTGGAATTCCTCTTCCCCTATCCCTGGTTGTTCGTCATCGCCCTGGCCTTTTCCGCCTTTTGTCTGACCATGCTCGGCGCGCTCGGCGAGCGCTTTGCGACCCTTGGCTCGGGTACGCTGATTCTCGCCGTGTACAGCATGATCGGCGTCGAGCAGCGCGGGGGCGTCGCCGGCCTGTGGCTGGAGCCGCTGCTGCTGGTTGCTGGTGCCGCCTGGTACGGCCTGCTATCGGTGATCTGGCACGCCCTTTTCGCCCATCAGCCGGTACAGCTCGCCCTGGCCCGGCTGTTTCGCGAACTGGGCAAGTACCTCAAGCTCAAGGCAGCGCTGTTCGAACCCGTGCGCCAGCTGGATGTGGAGCAACGCCGCCTGGAGTTGGCCAAGCAGAATGGCCGCGTCGTCTCCGCGCTCAACGCGGCCAAGGAGATCATCCTGCATCGGGTCGGGGGTGGTCGGCCGGCACCGAAGGTCAATCGCTACCTGAAGCTGTACTTCCTCGCCCAGGACATTCACGAACGCGCCAGCTCGTCGCACTACCCTTACAACGAACTGGCCGAAGCCTTCTTCCACAGCGATGTGCTGTTTCGCTGCCAGCGCCTGCTGCGCCTGCACGGCGAAGCCTGCCAGCGCCTGGGCAGCGCCATCGAGTTGCGCCAGCCGTTCGAATACCGCGAGCTGTGCAGCCAGGCCCTGGAAGACCTGCATGCCTCGCTCGACCACCTGCACCTGCAGAGCAACCCAGCCTGGCGCCGCCTGCTGCGCTCGCTCGGCGCCCTGGCCGGCAACCTCGCCAGCCTAGACCTGCTGCTCGGCAGCGCCAGCAACCCTGACGCCCTGGCCGATGAGCAGGACAGCAGCCTGCTGGATCGCGAACCGCATTCGTTGCGCGAGGTCATCGAGCGCATCGGCCAGCAACTGACTCCCACCTCGCTGCTGTTTCGCCACGCGCTGCGCCTGTCGATTGCTCTGGCCGCCGGTTACGGCCTGCTGCACCTGATTCATCCGACCCAGGGCTACTGGATTCTGCTGACCACCCTGTTCGTCTGTCAGCCGAACTACGGCGCCACGCGTCTCAAGCTGGTGCAGCGCATCGTCGGTACCCTGATCGGCTTGGGGTTGGGCTGGGCATTGATCGACCTGTTCCCCGACCCACGCATCCAGGCCCTGTTCGCCGTGGTCGCTGGTGTAGCCTTCTTCGCCACACGTAGCACGCGCTACACCCTGGCCACGGCGGCGATCACCCTGCTGGTGCTGTTCTGCTTCAACCAGATCGGCGATGGCTACGGCCTGTTCCTGCCGCGCCTGGTCGACACCCTGCTCGGCGGCATGCTGGCCGGGCTGGCGGTGTTCCTGATCCTGCCGGACTGGCAGGGTCGGCGCCTGGGGCGCATGTTGGCGAACACGCTGAGCTGCAATAGCGCCTACCTGCGGCAGATCATCGCCCAGTACGCACACGGCAAGCGTGATGACCTCGGCTACCGCCTGGCCCGACGCAACGCGCACAACGCCGACGCGGCACTGTCCACCACCCTCGGCAACATGCTGATGGAGCCTGGCCACTTCCGTAAGGACGCCGACCTCGGCTTTCGCTTTCTGGTGCTGTCGCACACCCTGCTCAGCTATCTCTCAGGGCTCGGCGCCCATCGAGGCGAGCAGTTGCCGCAGGCGGCCCAGGCACAATTGCTGGAACAGGCCGAAGCGCTGGCGAGCAGCCTCGATGAAATCGCCACCGGCCTGCGCGACGAGCAGCCGCTGGCCATCCACAGCGATGAAGAACAGGCACTGGCGCAAAGCCTGGAGCAGATTGCCGACGACGTCGACGAACGCCAACGTCTGGTGCAGACGCAACTGGCGCTGATCTGCCGCCAGCTGGCGCCACTGCGCACCTTGGCCGCGCATCTGCAGAAGGATCGCCACTAG
- a CDS encoding GreA/GreB family elongation factor yields the protein MDKNLLLQDVLSHLQSDLEQASLAALSAHEAATHEENVAENKYDTLGLEAAYLASGQARRVEELRQTLITWRQLRPRPFDIEQGIELGALIQLAAEDGHEQWLFLGPPGASMKLQLADQTIQVLGNTAPLGKLLLGKKPGDEISLPVGSRQQIFEVLAAT from the coding sequence ATGGACAAGAATCTGCTGCTGCAAGACGTACTCAGCCATCTGCAGAGCGACCTCGAACAGGCCAGCCTCGCCGCCCTCAGTGCCCACGAAGCGGCCACCCACGAAGAGAACGTCGCCGAGAACAAGTACGACACCCTGGGCCTGGAGGCCGCCTACCTGGCCAGCGGTCAGGCACGCCGCGTCGAAGAACTGCGCCAGACCCTGATCACCTGGCGCCAATTGCGCCCGCGCCCCTTCGATATCGAGCAGGGTATCGAGCTCGGCGCGCTGATTCAGCTTGCGGCCGAGGATGGCCACGAACAATGGCTGTTCCTTGGTCCTCCAGGCGCCAGCATGAAACTGCAACTGGCCGACCAGACCATCCAGGTGCTCGGCAATACCGCACCGCTCGGGAAATTGCTGCTCGGCAAGAAGCCCGGCGACGAGATAAGCCTGCCAGTAGGGAGTCGCCAGCAAATTTTCGAGGTGCTGGCAGCCACGTAA
- a CDS encoding diguanylate cyclase → MPANRHTTLAYLASLPGLLLVCSLLLASQVTLASTRLGDSSAAQDLYGLVDFLADPQSALSLDDVRAADAPFQPSLNRRDLSFGYVPGVIWLRLALQSDAQQTRVWRLELNYASLDEVRLYDIGADGVRESRSGDTVPYAQRSVGHRNPVFEIVLQPGEQRTLYLRVDSRGSMTLSGALMSSRDFEQHSQNGYLAHAIYFGVLIALGLYNLLLFLALRERPFLNYVLFMFAFALSVLSLNGLGAQYLWSEAAPWSNRMLPVSLTTAALLSVVFARSFLDTRQWLPRWDKGLLMLSIAIGAAVLASVLLPLQRALQLMSLTGLIATLTLLVTSFVCIGYRVPGARLFALAWLMLLTGAVLLALRNFALIPSNFLTLYAMQIGSGLEMILLSFALAARFNELKRQREAALQLNEQILAKRVTERTQALEQANQRLSELALQDPLTGLANRTALQQHLEQALARSQRRNELLAVMLIDLDGFKPINDQHGHGYGDLVLAEVAQRLRQYVRDTDLPARLGGDEFVVICESVQSAEDAHDLAKRLLEGLDTPMYLEDRAVRVGASIGIALSRGADNATMLIRLADAAMYRAKAEGRNRVQLATQYL, encoded by the coding sequence ATGCCAGCCAACCGACACACCACCCTCGCCTACCTGGCCTCGTTGCCGGGTCTGCTGCTGGTGTGTAGTCTGCTTTTGGCCAGCCAGGTCACCCTCGCCAGCACACGCCTGGGTGACAGCAGCGCAGCACAGGATCTCTACGGCCTGGTCGACTTTCTCGCCGATCCCCAGAGCGCCCTGAGCCTGGACGACGTTCGCGCTGCCGATGCCCCTTTCCAGCCCTCGTTGAACCGCCGTGACCTCAGCTTCGGCTATGTGCCGGGGGTGATCTGGCTGCGCCTGGCGCTGCAATCCGATGCCCAGCAAACACGCGTCTGGCGCCTGGAACTGAATTACGCCTCGCTGGACGAGGTGCGTCTGTACGACATCGGCGCCGATGGCGTGCGCGAGTCGCGCAGCGGCGACACCGTGCCCTACGCGCAGCGCAGCGTCGGCCATCGCAACCCGGTATTCGAGATCGTTCTGCAGCCCGGCGAGCAGCGCACGCTGTACCTGCGCGTCGACTCGCGCGGCAGCATGACCCTCAGCGGCGCGCTGATGTCTTCGCGCGATTTCGAGCAGCACAGCCAGAACGGCTACCTGGCGCATGCCATCTACTTCGGCGTGCTGATCGCCCTGGGGCTGTACAACCTGCTGCTGTTTCTCGCCCTGCGCGAGCGGCCTTTCCTCAATTACGTGCTGTTCATGTTCGCCTTCGCCCTCAGCGTGCTGTCGCTCAATGGTCTTGGCGCGCAGTATCTGTGGTCCGAAGCCGCGCCCTGGAGCAACCGCATGCTGCCGGTCAGCCTGACGACGGCGGCGCTGCTGTCGGTGGTGTTTGCGCGCAGCTTTCTCGACACCCGCCAGTGGCTGCCACGCTGGGACAAGGGCCTGCTGATGCTGTCCATCGCCATCGGTGCGGCCGTCTTGGCCAGTGTGCTGCTGCCATTGCAGCGCGCGCTGCAGCTGATGTCGCTGACCGGCCTGATCGCCACCCTGACGCTGCTGGTCACCAGCTTCGTCTGCATTGGCTACCGAGTGCCCGGTGCTCGCCTGTTCGCCCTGGCCTGGCTGATGCTGCTGACCGGCGCGGTGCTGCTGGCGCTACGCAACTTCGCCCTGATTCCGTCGAACTTCCTTACCCTGTACGCCATGCAGATCGGCTCGGGGCTGGAGATGATCCTGCTGTCCTTCGCCCTAGCAGCACGCTTCAACGAACTCAAGCGCCAACGCGAAGCCGCGCTGCAGCTCAACGAGCAGATCCTCGCCAAGCGCGTCACCGAACGCACCCAGGCCCTGGAACAGGCCAATCAGCGCCTCAGTGAGCTGGCCCTGCAGGACCCACTGACTGGCCTGGCCAACCGCACCGCCCTGCAGCAACACCTGGAGCAGGCACTGGCGCGCAGCCAACGCCGCAACGAACTGCTTGCCGTGATGCTGATCGACCTGGACGGTTTCAAGCCGATCAACGACCAGCACGGCCATGGCTACGGCGACCTGGTACTGGCCGAAGTGGCGCAGCGCCTGCGGCAATACGTGCGCGATACCGATCTGCCTGCGCGCCTCGGCGGTGACGAGTTCGTGGTGATCTGCGAGAGCGTGCAATCAGCCGAAGATGCGCACGATCTGGCCAAACGTCTGCTGGAAGGTCTGGACACGCCGATGTACCTGGAAGATCGTGCCGTTCGCGTCGGCGCCAGCATCGGCATCGCCCTTAGCCGCGGCGCCGACAATGCCACCATGCTGATTCGCCTGGCTGATGCCGCCATGTACCGGGCCAAGGCCGAAGGTCGCAACCGCGTGCAACTGGCCACCCAATACCTTTGA
- a CDS encoding NfeD family protein, translated as MPGWLRLCLCALILCGSVGASAAPGAVVRLQVDGVIGPASADYLVRGMAKAVDEGAQLVLIEIDTPGGLDTSMRAIIKAILASPIPVASYVAPGGARAASAGTYILYASHVAAMAPGTNLGAATPVAIGMPGTPSKPPGEGKGEAGKDGAAEQSPTDAMTAKQVNDAAAYIRGLATMRGRNAEWAEQAVREAVSLSAEEALEQKVIDYLATDLADLLRQLDGKTLQAAGVDQTLAIAGAPLISHAPDWRTRLLAVITNPSVALILMMIGVYGLFFEFSNPGSGVGGVLGGISLILALYALQLLPVNYAGVALILLGIAFIAAEAFLPSFGVLGIGGVVAFVFGALILIDTDVPGFGIPLALIVTLALTSTGLILAILGMAVKARRRQQVAGDSGLVGSLVAVAAVQAEDPCSGWVALQGERWQVQGREPLRPGQRVRVTARQGVQLQVSAVDEPPPQGGH; from the coding sequence TTGCCTGGCTGGTTGCGTCTGTGTCTGTGTGCTCTGATCCTCTGCGGTTCGGTGGGGGCGAGTGCGGCGCCGGGCGCGGTGGTGCGCTTGCAGGTGGATGGGGTAATCGGACCGGCCAGTGCCGACTACCTGGTGCGCGGTATGGCCAAGGCGGTGGACGAGGGCGCGCAACTGGTGCTGATCGAGATCGACACGCCAGGAGGCCTGGACACCTCCATGCGCGCGATCATCAAGGCGATCCTCGCCAGCCCGATTCCGGTGGCCAGTTACGTCGCCCCAGGTGGCGCGCGGGCGGCCAGCGCCGGCACCTACATCCTCTACGCCAGCCATGTCGCTGCCATGGCGCCGGGGACCAACCTCGGCGCCGCCACACCGGTGGCCATCGGCATGCCCGGTACGCCGAGTAAGCCGCCGGGCGAGGGCAAGGGCGAGGCGGGCAAGGACGGCGCGGCCGAGCAGAGCCCCACCGACGCCATGACCGCCAAGCAGGTCAACGACGCCGCCGCCTATATCCGTGGCCTGGCGACGATGCGCGGGCGCAATGCCGAGTGGGCTGAACAGGCAGTGCGCGAGGCAGTCAGCCTGTCCGCCGAAGAGGCGCTGGAGCAGAAGGTGATCGACTATCTGGCGACGGACCTGGCCGACCTGCTGCGTCAGCTCGACGGCAAGACCCTGCAGGCCGCAGGCGTCGACCAGACCCTGGCCATCGCCGGCGCGCCCTTGATCAGCCATGCGCCGGACTGGCGCACTCGCCTGCTGGCGGTGATCACCAACCCCAGCGTGGCGCTGATTTTGATGATGATCGGCGTCTACGGCTTGTTCTTCGAGTTCTCCAACCCCGGCAGCGGCGTCGGCGGCGTGCTCGGTGGCATCAGCCTGATCCTCGCCCTCTACGCCCTGCAGCTGCTGCCGGTGAACTACGCCGGGGTGGCGCTGATCCTGCTCGGCATCGCCTTTATCGCCGCCGAGGCCTTCCTGCCCAGCTTCGGCGTGCTCGGCATCGGCGGCGTGGTGGCCTTCGTCTTCGGCGCGCTGATCCTGATCGATACCGACGTGCCGGGCTTCGGCATCCCACTGGCGCTGATCGTCACCCTGGCGCTGACCAGCACCGGGCTGATCCTGGCCATCCTCGGCATGGCGGTTAAGGCCAGGCGGCGCCAGCAGGTGGCCGGCGACAGCGGCCTGGTCGGCAGCCTGGTGGCGGTCGCCGCGGTGCAGGCCGAGGATCCTTGCAGCGGCTGGGTGGCGCTGCAGGGCGAACGCTGGCAGGTGCAGGGCCGCGAGCCGCTGCGGCCCGGGCAGCGGGTGCGGGTGACGGCGCGCCAGGGCGTGCAACTGCAGGTCAGCGCGGTGGATGAACCGCCGCCCCAAGGAGGTCACTGA
- a CDS encoding DUF2789 domain-containing protein — protein MENPVHSLPALFKQLGLPDDAASINAFISTHSPLPDACKLSEAPFWTPAQAALLREEILEDADWAEVVDQLNLRLHG, from the coding sequence ATGGAAAATCCAGTCCACAGCCTGCCAGCCCTGTTCAAGCAGCTCGGCCTGCCTGACGATGCCGCCAGCATCAACGCCTTCATCAGCACCCATTCACCACTGCCAGATGCCTGCAAACTGTCCGAGGCTCCGTTCTGGACGCCGGCGCAGGCCGCGCTGCTGCGCGAAGAAATTCTTGAAGACGCCGACTGGGCAGAAGTAGTCGATCAGCTCAACCTGCGCCTGCACGGCTGA